The sequence GAGAAGCTTCACGCTCTGTGTCTCATCGATTTTGATGGTGGTATGCTTCTTAACCATTCGCATATTTTTCCCCTCATCTCGCTCTACCTGACTTTGACAGTTAGGATCAGGCTCGACAATTGCTCTTCCAACTTGGACCCAATCTGCGACACTAGAGGTGGCAGTCACATTCGCCCGAAATGGCCACTCACCGAGATGCCAAGTTTCCAGGGAAACCCTACATCGACCCGGCTCCAATGCCTTCGAGCCAGCCACAcattgacgagctcggtgTGACCTCTGCACCGCTCAAGTCTGCGAGTTTCTTTATTGGCGAGCATTGCAAGGATGTCAACGAGGACTTCATGCTTTGCAAGAACGAGAGTCGTGACCCTGCCCACTGCCTTAAGGAGGGACGTCGTGTAACGAGATGCGCGCGCGATTTGTACGTATAGTTGCAGCCTGAACGAAAGCATGGTGGTGCATTGGCTAAGGCAGGCACAAACATTATGAATGAGCCGCTTGCAGCCAATGCTCTTCTGCCATTCGGCCACCAATCCCCAAGCCTTCAAAGACTAACAGCACGTCGTTTCCCTTCGATTTCATTGGTGATTCCAATCGTTCTCTTGGTTTATCGGCTCCTCTATCTGTTTCCACCCACCAGGATCAAGAAGCTGAGTGACAGCTGTGGTAAGGAGTGGGAGGCTCACTACCAAtgtctcgagcagcacaacCAGGAGTTCTACAGATGCAGGAAACCAGAAAAGACACTCAACCAATGTGTGTTTGAGAAGTTGGTAGGTATCGACGCGTCTCCCATACCGGTCCAAAACCTCGTATCATGGGCTCACTCGTCGCTTCCCTTCCTGTGGATTTTGGTTCATTACAGAAATTGGCCAAGAACATTCCCGGATCGCCAGAAGGCCAGCCGCAGATTCACGAAAAGAAGAACCCGGTGTTGGGTTGATCGACCTCCCACGACGTCCGAGTCAGTTGTAGACTAGACTTGGACTTTGCACTTGTCGTCGCATCACAAATACAGTACGATACTTTTTCTGCGTCACATTCCGCCTGACTGCGCGAGTTTGTCATTTTGGATCTGCAACGGAGGAGCGCACATTGCACCAACGGACTCCAACGAACATATTCGCAGACTTGTGGAGCTTCATGCATTCATTCGGGAACGTGACACCTTCGGTACGCGTCGGAAGGCGTCTTGGTTTGCATTTGATGGAGATGATGGAGCACAGTTTACCCTCACGAGAAACAATTCACGACAAGAATTCTTGAATCGATTGTCTCAACGCGCTCCCCGCTTGCTGCGT comes from Mycosarcoma maydis chromosome 18, whole genome shotgun sequence and encodes:
- a CDS encoding putative NADH dehydrogenase (ubiquinone) 22K chain precursor — protein: MATHRDAKFPGKPYIDPAPMPSSQPHIDELGVTSAPLKSASFFIGEHCKDVNEDFMLCKNESRDPAHCLKEGRRVTRCARDLIKKLSDSCGKEWEAHYQCLEQHNQEFYRCRKPEKTLNQCVFEKLKLAKNIPGSPEGQPQIHEKKNPVLG